From Camelina sativa cultivar DH55 chromosome 20, Cs, whole genome shotgun sequence, the proteins below share one genomic window:
- the LOC104772016 gene encoding probable disease resistance protein At5g47260 isoform X1 has product MGNSLSVESPSLLKRKYLDNLEEKLEALQKEMQDLNAIRNDHSKRLSENTQGLQEVKEWVSMVQEIEPRANRLLDESVSEMQRLSRYDYGSLLPASTFRYSEKVLMTLEQVKTLRTKGFFEDVVSRRPLPPLVIKMPPIQLALSQQNLFERACQFLEEQNVGALCIYGRAGVGKTTLLTKIKNKFLLEAFGLVIFVVVKSEVVESIQDAIIGRLGLLWGTETKEDKAAKIYMALKGQRFLLLLDGIQRGLDLDEIGVPFPSQENGCKIVLTTRSREACDESKWVDAKVEVTCLSPEESWDLFQETVGEKTLRSHQDIPKLARVVASSCRGLPLALSVIGVAMSRKRTVREWRYSIHVLASSTAEFPDMEDGALPVLKSIYDNMSDENIRLCFLYCALFPETCDIRKEDLINYWICEGILANEDRGKAEIQGYEIICDLVRMRLLMEVGNGYCVKMHGLVREMALWIASDFGRQIEHFVVVAGERIHQMPMVNDWGMVRRMSVTSTQIQNISDSLQCSELTTLVFQRNRHLKLISGTFFQRMTSLVVLDLSFNKELGELPEEVSSLVLLRYLNLSWTCIKGLPLGLKELKSLIHLDLDYTSNLQEIDVIASLLNLQVLRLFHSVSMDLKLMEDIQLLKSLKELSLTVRGSSALQKLLRIHGLASSIQRLHLTETTISDGGSLSLNAMFGLRELDILGCNIPEITTDWSSTIQRDIERIPQLQNIRTLTIHGCECVRDLTWLLLAPCLGDLSVSECPQMEEVISKEKAMTKLGHTSEQPFQNLTKLVLDGLPKLESIYWTPLPFPVLEYLEIRRCPELRRHPFNSESAVGNQVEMKIDEKWIKVVELEDEATKQRFSHISNSKRTEYIDFPQMAEDPTMDGLTLTSESHPIQNIDQVGTTGSGKTVVQSGTHATAGMIDTPVENPRRSNLFSTVKGFLFSGGDKKGVSLTSNSSDREVNQSGSVFNSRDVSGTSAESSMGRKNSYPTVSTRASNLRQFSITDLKSATKNFSQSVMIGEGGFGCVFRGTVTSLEDPSIKIEVAVKQLGKIGVQGRKEWVTEVNFIGIVEHINLVKLIGYCAEDDDERGIQRLLVFEYMPNRSVEFHLSPRSHTVLTWALRVRIAQDAARGLAYLHEEMDFQITFCEFKSSNILLDEDWIAKLLKFGLASLGSSEGLTHVSTSVVGTMDYAAPEYIQTGRLTSKSDVWAYGVFLYELITGRRPIDRSKPKGEQKLLEWVRPYLSDTRKFKLILDPRLEGKYPIKSVQKLAVVANRCLVRNPKARPKMSEVLEMVTKIVEASTGNGSPQLDPLNTLKASRDGAGGQKQTQGKAETSRMGKTLSI; this is encoded by the exons atgggtAATAGTTTGTCCGTTGAATCTCCATCTCTGTTGAAGCGAAAGTATTTAGACAACCTGGAGGAAAAGCTTGAGGCTTTGCAGAAAGAAATGCAAGACCTCAACGCAATCAGAAACGATCACTCCAAACGGCTATCCGAGAACACACAAGGTCTACAAGAAGTCAAAGAATGGGTTTCAATGGTCCAAGAGATTGAACCGAGAGCCAATCGTCTACTTGATGAAAGTGTCTCTGAAATGCAGAGATTATCAAGGTATGACTATGGTTCCCTTCTCCCTGCATCGACCTTTCGTTATAGTGAAAAGGTACTCATGACTCTTGAACAAGTTAAAACTCTGAGAACTAAGGGTTTTTTTGAAGATGTCGTCTCTCGCAGACCTCTTCCGCCTCTTGTGATAAAGATGCCCCCGATTCAACTAGCTCTTTCTCAACAAAACTTGTTTGAAAGGGCGTGTCAGTTTCTAGAGGAACAAAATGTTGGGGCTTTGTGTATTTATGGTAGGGCTGGAGTAGGCAAAACCACCCTTCTTactaaaatcaaaaacaagttTCTTCTAGAAGCATTTGGTCTTGTcatctttgttgttgtcaagTCTGAAGTTGTCGAGAGCATACAGGACGCAATCATCGGTCGATTAGGCCTACTATGGGGAACAGAAACTAAAGAGGACAAGGCAGCTAAAATATATATGGCCTTAAAGGGACagagatttttgttgttattggaCGGCATCCAGAGGGGATTGGATCTTGATGAAATTGGAGTTCCTTTTCCCAGCCAAGAAAATGGATGCAAAATCGTGCTCACCACTCGATCTCGGGAAGCATGTGATGAAAGCAAGTGGGTTGATGCTAAGGTAGAAGTTACATGTTTGAGCCCAGAAGAATCGTGGGATTTGTTTCAAGAGACAGTCGGAGAGAAAACGTTGAGAAGTCATCAAGACATACCTAAGCTCGCAAGAGTTGTTGCTAGTTCATGCCGTGGTTTGCCCCTTGCTCTCAGTGTCATTGGTGTGGCCATGTCACGCAAAAGGACTGTACGCGAATGGCGTTACTCTATTCATGTTTTGGCTTCATCCACAGCCGAGTTTCCAGATATGGAAGATGGGGCTCTTCCCGTCTTAAAGTCTATCTATGATAACATGAGTGATGAGAATATCAGGTTATGCTTCCTTTATTGTGCTTTGTTTCCAGAAACTTGTgatataagaaaagaagatcTGATAAACTACTGGATATGCGAGGGAATCCTTGCAAATGAAGATAGAGGGAAAGCGGAGATCCAGGGATATGAAATTATCTGTGATTTGGTTAGGATGCGATTGCTGATGGAGGTTGGAAATGGATATTGTGTAAAGATGCATGGTTTGGTTCGTGAAATGGCCTTGTGGATAGCATCTGACTTCGGGAGGCAGATTGAACACTTTGTCGTGGTAGCCGGTGAGAGAATACATCAGATGCCAATGGTGAACGACTGGGGGATGGTTAGAAGAATGTCAGTGACATCTACTCAGATTCAGAATATATCAGATTCTCTCCAGTGTTCCGAGCTTACAACCCTTGTGTTCCAAAGAAACAGACACTTGAAATTGATCTCGGGTACTTTCTTTCAGAGGATGACAAGTCTTGTAGTCTTGGATCTATCATTTAACAAAGAACTTGGTGAATTGCCGGAAGAAGTTTCAAGCCTGGTGTTGCTGCGGTATCTCAACTTATCATGGACATGTATAAAAGGATTGCCCCTTGGTTTAAAAGAGCTTAAGAGTTTGATACACTTGGATTTAGATTACACATCTAATCTTCAAGAAATTGACGTGATAGCAAGTTTATTGAATTTGCAAGTACTGAGATTATTTCATTCTGTTTCTATGGATCTCAAGTTAATGGAGGATATACAACTTCTGAAGAGCCTGAAAGAGTTGAGTCTAACCGTGAGAGGATCTTCTGCTTTGCAGAAGTTACTAAGGATCCATGGGTTGGCAAGTTCTATCCAACGTTTACATCTCACTGAAACTACAATATCGGATGGAGGAAGTTTATCATTGAATGCTATGTTTGGTCTTCGCGAGCTTGATATTTTGGGATGTAATATCCCGGAGATAACCACTGATTGGAGTAGCACCATCCAAAGGGACATTGAGAGAATTCCACAATTGCAGAACATACGCACACTGACTATTCACGGGTGTGAATGTGTTAGAGACTTGACATGGTTGCTGTTAGCCCCGTGTCTTGGTGATCTAAGTGTATCTGAGTGTCCGCAAATGGAAGAAGTAATTAGCAAAGAGAAAGCTATGACCAAGCTGGGTCATACGAGTGAGCAGCCCTTTCAAAATCTAACTAAGCTCGTCTTAGATGGTTTACCTAAACTGGAGAGCATCTACTGGACTCCTCTACCCTTCCCAGTTTTGGAATATCTCGAGATAAGGCGTTGTCCAGAGCTTAGAAGACATCCATTCAACTCTGAGAGTGCTGTAGGAAATCAAGTTGAAATGAAAATCGATGAGAAATGGATAAAAGTGGTTGAATTGGAGGATGAAGCTACGAAACAACGTTTCTCCCATATCAGTAACAG CAAACGGACGGAGTACATAGACTTTCCACAGATGGCTGAAGATCCGACGATGGATGGTCTGACTCTGACATCGGAGTCACATCCAATCCAAAACATTGACCAGGTCGGGACTACAGGAAGTGGAAAGACGGTGGTCCAATCTGGAACACACGCAACAGCTGGTATGATTGACACTCCTG TGGAGAACCCTCGCCGTTCTAATCTCTTCTCGACAGTGAAGGGTTTCTTGTTCTCAGGTGGGGACAAGAAAGGGGTTTCACTGACCTCTAACTCCTCTGACCGCGAAGTCAATCAAAGCGGGTCAGTGTTTAACTCTCGGGATGTCTCTGGGACGAGCGCAGAATCTTCCATGGGGAGGAAGAACTCGTACCCTACAGTGTCCACTAGAGCAAGTAATCTCAGACAGTTCAGCATTACTGATCTCAAGTCTGCAACAAAGAACTTTAGCCAATCTGTTATGATTGGAGAAGGCGGTTTTGGTTGTGTCTTCAGGGGAACAGTGACGAGTTTAGAAGACCCGTCAATTAAAATCGAAGTCGCGGTGAAGCAGCTCGGTAAAATAGGGGTTCAG GGGCGTAAGGAATGGGTTACAGAAGTGAACTTCATCGGGATTGTTGAGCATATAAACTTGGTAAAATTAATTGGCTATTGtgcagaagatgatgatgagcgTGGAATCCAACggcttttggtttttgaatacATGCCTAACCGAAGTGTTGAATTCCACTTATCCCCTCGGTCACACACAGTCCTTACTTGGGCCCTCAGAGTGAGAATCGCCCAAGATGCAGCTCGCGGCTTAGCATACCTGCACGAAGAAATGGATTTTCAG ATTACATTCTGCGAATTCAAGTCCTCGAACATTCTTTTGGATGAGGATTGGATAGCTAAGCTCTTGAAGTTTGGTTTGGCTAGTTTAGGTTCATCTGAAGGACTAACCCATGTTTCCACTTCT GTTGTGGGAACTATGGATTATGCAGCACCTGAATACATTCAAACCGGCCGTCTCACATCGAAAAGCGATGTATGGGCTTATGGAGTGTTCCTCTATGAGCTTATCACAGGGAGGCGACCGATAGACAGAAGCAAACCCAAGGGAGAGCAGAAGCTTCTAGAATGGGTGAGACCTTATCTATCGGACACAAGGAAGTTCAAGCTCATATTAGATCCGAGGCTCGAAGGGAAGTACCCGATCAAATCGGTTCAAAAGCTAGCTGTTGTGGCCAACAGATGTTTGGTTAGGAATCCAAAGGCACGTCCCAAGATGAGTGAGGTGTTAGAGATGGTGACCAAGATTGTGGAAGCTTCTACAGGGAACGGCAGCCCGCAGCTAGATCCGTTGAACACTCTAAAAGCTTCTAGAGATGGGGCGGGAGGACAGAAACAAACCCAAGGGAAAGCAGAAACGTCTAGAATGGGTAAGACCTTATCTATCTGA
- the LOC104772016 gene encoding probable disease resistance protein At5g47260 isoform X2, with protein MGNSLSVESPSLLKRKYLDNLEEKLEALQKEMQDLNAIRNDHSKRLSENTQGLQEVKEWVSMVQEIEPRANRLLDESVSEMQRLSRYDYGSLLPASTFRYSEKVLMTLEQVKTLRTKGFFEDVVSRRPLPPLVIKMPPIQLALSQQNLFERACQFLEEQNVGALCIYGRAGVGKTTLLTKIKNKFLLEAFGLVIFVVVKSEVVESIQDAIIGRLGLLWGTETKEDKAAKIYMALKGQRFLLLLDGIQRGLDLDEIGVPFPSQENGCKIVLTTRSREACDESKWVDAKVEVTCLSPEESWDLFQETVGEKTLRSHQDIPKLARVVASSCRGLPLALSVIGVAMSRKRTVREWRYSIHVLASSTAEFPDMEDGALPVLKSIYDNMSDENIRLCFLYCALFPETCDIRKEDLINYWICEGILANEDRGKAEIQGYEIICDLVRMRLLMEVGNGYCVKMHGLVREMALWIASDFGRQIEHFVVVAGERIHQMPMVNDWGMVRRMSVTSTQIQNISDSLQCSELTTLVFQRNRHLKLISGTFFQRMTSLVVLDLSFNKELGELPEEVSSLVLLRYLNLSWTCIKGLPLGLKELKSLIHLDLDYTSNLQEIDVIASLLNLQVLRLFHSVSMDLKLMEDIQLLKSLKELSLTVRGSSALQKLLRIHGLASSIQRLHLTETTISDGGSLSLNAMFGLRELDILGCNIPEITTDWSSTIQRDIERIPQLQNIRTLTIHGCECVRDLTWLLLAPCLGDLSVSECPQMEEVISKEKAMTKLGHTSEQPFQNLTKLVLDGLPKLESIYWTPLPFPVLEYLEIRRCPELRRHPFNSESAVGNQVEMKIDEKWIKVVELEDEATKQRFSHISNSKRTEYIDFPQMAEDPTMDGLTLTSESHPIQNIDQVGTTGSGKTVVQSGTHATAVENPRRSNLFSTVKGFLFSGGDKKGVSLTSNSSDREVNQSGSVFNSRDVSGTSAESSMGRKNSYPTVSTRASNLRQFSITDLKSATKNFSQSVMIGEGGFGCVFRGTVTSLEDPSIKIEVAVKQLGKIGVQGRKEWVTEVNFIGIVEHINLVKLIGYCAEDDDERGIQRLLVFEYMPNRSVEFHLSPRSHTVLTWALRVRIAQDAARGLAYLHEEMDFQITFCEFKSSNILLDEDWIAKLLKFGLASLGSSEGLTHVSTSVVGTMDYAAPEYIQTGRLTSKSDVWAYGVFLYELITGRRPIDRSKPKGEQKLLEWVRPYLSDTRKFKLILDPRLEGKYPIKSVQKLAVVANRCLVRNPKARPKMSEVLEMVTKIVEASTGNGSPQLDPLNTLKASRDGAGGQKQTQGKAETSRMGKTLSI; from the exons atgggtAATAGTTTGTCCGTTGAATCTCCATCTCTGTTGAAGCGAAAGTATTTAGACAACCTGGAGGAAAAGCTTGAGGCTTTGCAGAAAGAAATGCAAGACCTCAACGCAATCAGAAACGATCACTCCAAACGGCTATCCGAGAACACACAAGGTCTACAAGAAGTCAAAGAATGGGTTTCAATGGTCCAAGAGATTGAACCGAGAGCCAATCGTCTACTTGATGAAAGTGTCTCTGAAATGCAGAGATTATCAAGGTATGACTATGGTTCCCTTCTCCCTGCATCGACCTTTCGTTATAGTGAAAAGGTACTCATGACTCTTGAACAAGTTAAAACTCTGAGAACTAAGGGTTTTTTTGAAGATGTCGTCTCTCGCAGACCTCTTCCGCCTCTTGTGATAAAGATGCCCCCGATTCAACTAGCTCTTTCTCAACAAAACTTGTTTGAAAGGGCGTGTCAGTTTCTAGAGGAACAAAATGTTGGGGCTTTGTGTATTTATGGTAGGGCTGGAGTAGGCAAAACCACCCTTCTTactaaaatcaaaaacaagttTCTTCTAGAAGCATTTGGTCTTGTcatctttgttgttgtcaagTCTGAAGTTGTCGAGAGCATACAGGACGCAATCATCGGTCGATTAGGCCTACTATGGGGAACAGAAACTAAAGAGGACAAGGCAGCTAAAATATATATGGCCTTAAAGGGACagagatttttgttgttattggaCGGCATCCAGAGGGGATTGGATCTTGATGAAATTGGAGTTCCTTTTCCCAGCCAAGAAAATGGATGCAAAATCGTGCTCACCACTCGATCTCGGGAAGCATGTGATGAAAGCAAGTGGGTTGATGCTAAGGTAGAAGTTACATGTTTGAGCCCAGAAGAATCGTGGGATTTGTTTCAAGAGACAGTCGGAGAGAAAACGTTGAGAAGTCATCAAGACATACCTAAGCTCGCAAGAGTTGTTGCTAGTTCATGCCGTGGTTTGCCCCTTGCTCTCAGTGTCATTGGTGTGGCCATGTCACGCAAAAGGACTGTACGCGAATGGCGTTACTCTATTCATGTTTTGGCTTCATCCACAGCCGAGTTTCCAGATATGGAAGATGGGGCTCTTCCCGTCTTAAAGTCTATCTATGATAACATGAGTGATGAGAATATCAGGTTATGCTTCCTTTATTGTGCTTTGTTTCCAGAAACTTGTgatataagaaaagaagatcTGATAAACTACTGGATATGCGAGGGAATCCTTGCAAATGAAGATAGAGGGAAAGCGGAGATCCAGGGATATGAAATTATCTGTGATTTGGTTAGGATGCGATTGCTGATGGAGGTTGGAAATGGATATTGTGTAAAGATGCATGGTTTGGTTCGTGAAATGGCCTTGTGGATAGCATCTGACTTCGGGAGGCAGATTGAACACTTTGTCGTGGTAGCCGGTGAGAGAATACATCAGATGCCAATGGTGAACGACTGGGGGATGGTTAGAAGAATGTCAGTGACATCTACTCAGATTCAGAATATATCAGATTCTCTCCAGTGTTCCGAGCTTACAACCCTTGTGTTCCAAAGAAACAGACACTTGAAATTGATCTCGGGTACTTTCTTTCAGAGGATGACAAGTCTTGTAGTCTTGGATCTATCATTTAACAAAGAACTTGGTGAATTGCCGGAAGAAGTTTCAAGCCTGGTGTTGCTGCGGTATCTCAACTTATCATGGACATGTATAAAAGGATTGCCCCTTGGTTTAAAAGAGCTTAAGAGTTTGATACACTTGGATTTAGATTACACATCTAATCTTCAAGAAATTGACGTGATAGCAAGTTTATTGAATTTGCAAGTACTGAGATTATTTCATTCTGTTTCTATGGATCTCAAGTTAATGGAGGATATACAACTTCTGAAGAGCCTGAAAGAGTTGAGTCTAACCGTGAGAGGATCTTCTGCTTTGCAGAAGTTACTAAGGATCCATGGGTTGGCAAGTTCTATCCAACGTTTACATCTCACTGAAACTACAATATCGGATGGAGGAAGTTTATCATTGAATGCTATGTTTGGTCTTCGCGAGCTTGATATTTTGGGATGTAATATCCCGGAGATAACCACTGATTGGAGTAGCACCATCCAAAGGGACATTGAGAGAATTCCACAATTGCAGAACATACGCACACTGACTATTCACGGGTGTGAATGTGTTAGAGACTTGACATGGTTGCTGTTAGCCCCGTGTCTTGGTGATCTAAGTGTATCTGAGTGTCCGCAAATGGAAGAAGTAATTAGCAAAGAGAAAGCTATGACCAAGCTGGGTCATACGAGTGAGCAGCCCTTTCAAAATCTAACTAAGCTCGTCTTAGATGGTTTACCTAAACTGGAGAGCATCTACTGGACTCCTCTACCCTTCCCAGTTTTGGAATATCTCGAGATAAGGCGTTGTCCAGAGCTTAGAAGACATCCATTCAACTCTGAGAGTGCTGTAGGAAATCAAGTTGAAATGAAAATCGATGAGAAATGGATAAAAGTGGTTGAATTGGAGGATGAAGCTACGAAACAACGTTTCTCCCATATCAGTAACAG CAAACGGACGGAGTACATAGACTTTCCACAGATGGCTGAAGATCCGACGATGGATGGTCTGACTCTGACATCGGAGTCACATCCAATCCAAAACATTGACCAGGTCGGGACTACAGGAAGTGGAAAGACGGTGGTCCAATCTGGAACACACGCAACAGCTG TGGAGAACCCTCGCCGTTCTAATCTCTTCTCGACAGTGAAGGGTTTCTTGTTCTCAGGTGGGGACAAGAAAGGGGTTTCACTGACCTCTAACTCCTCTGACCGCGAAGTCAATCAAAGCGGGTCAGTGTTTAACTCTCGGGATGTCTCTGGGACGAGCGCAGAATCTTCCATGGGGAGGAAGAACTCGTACCCTACAGTGTCCACTAGAGCAAGTAATCTCAGACAGTTCAGCATTACTGATCTCAAGTCTGCAACAAAGAACTTTAGCCAATCTGTTATGATTGGAGAAGGCGGTTTTGGTTGTGTCTTCAGGGGAACAGTGACGAGTTTAGAAGACCCGTCAATTAAAATCGAAGTCGCGGTGAAGCAGCTCGGTAAAATAGGGGTTCAG GGGCGTAAGGAATGGGTTACAGAAGTGAACTTCATCGGGATTGTTGAGCATATAAACTTGGTAAAATTAATTGGCTATTGtgcagaagatgatgatgagcgTGGAATCCAACggcttttggtttttgaatacATGCCTAACCGAAGTGTTGAATTCCACTTATCCCCTCGGTCACACACAGTCCTTACTTGGGCCCTCAGAGTGAGAATCGCCCAAGATGCAGCTCGCGGCTTAGCATACCTGCACGAAGAAATGGATTTTCAG ATTACATTCTGCGAATTCAAGTCCTCGAACATTCTTTTGGATGAGGATTGGATAGCTAAGCTCTTGAAGTTTGGTTTGGCTAGTTTAGGTTCATCTGAAGGACTAACCCATGTTTCCACTTCT GTTGTGGGAACTATGGATTATGCAGCACCTGAATACATTCAAACCGGCCGTCTCACATCGAAAAGCGATGTATGGGCTTATGGAGTGTTCCTCTATGAGCTTATCACAGGGAGGCGACCGATAGACAGAAGCAAACCCAAGGGAGAGCAGAAGCTTCTAGAATGGGTGAGACCTTATCTATCGGACACAAGGAAGTTCAAGCTCATATTAGATCCGAGGCTCGAAGGGAAGTACCCGATCAAATCGGTTCAAAAGCTAGCTGTTGTGGCCAACAGATGTTTGGTTAGGAATCCAAAGGCACGTCCCAAGATGAGTGAGGTGTTAGAGATGGTGACCAAGATTGTGGAAGCTTCTACAGGGAACGGCAGCCCGCAGCTAGATCCGTTGAACACTCTAAAAGCTTCTAGAGATGGGGCGGGAGGACAGAAACAAACCCAAGGGAAAGCAGAAACGTCTAGAATGGGTAAGACCTTATCTATCTGA
- the LOC104772017 gene encoding LOW QUALITY PROTEIN: putative disease resistance protein At5g47280 (The sequence of the model RefSeq protein was modified relative to this genomic sequence to represent the inferred CDS: inserted 2 bases in 1 codon): MSEVLELVTKTVEAFTGNSSRQLVPLNSLNASRDGGGKNKRKSQERIQSPFLVCGRGGVGKNTLLTKIKDKFLLEAFGLVISGMIGSGKTVLAKELVRDKEVRGYFGNRVLFLTXSKSPNIEELRALIRGFLTGQEAGFGATLPKSIGHTRKLVILDDVWTKESLDQLVFNIPETITLVVSQSKLADPRTTYNVELLNDHVATSLFCLSAFNQKSVPSGFSKILVKQVVGECKGLPLSLKVIGASLEDQPEKYWESAVERLSRGKPVDETHENKVFAQIEATLENLDPKSKECFLDMGAFPEGKKIPADVLINMLVEIHDLEDATAFDVLVNLANRNLLTLVKDPTFIAMHTSYYDIFVTQHDVLRDVALHLSNREKVSRRERLIMPKRESMLPREWERSDDEPYKARVVSIHTGEMTEMDWFNMDFPNAEALIINFSSDNYVLPPFIANMERLRVFVINNNGISPAHAHLHDFPISTNLTNLRSLWLERVHVPELFSSTIPLKNLQKLYLIICKINNSFDQTAVDIAQIFPNLTDLTIDYCEDLVELPSTIYGITSLKSISITNCPNIKELPKNMSKLKALQLLRLYACPELISLPVEICDLPRLMYVDISHCLSLSSLPEKIGKVRTLEKIDMRECSLSSIPSSAVSLTSLRHVTCYREALWMWKEVEKAVPGLRVEATEKWFSMDWPDE, encoded by the exons ATGAGTGAGGTGTTAGAGCTGGTGACCAAGACTGTGGAAGCTTTTACAGGGAACAGCAGCCGGCAGCTAGTTCCGTTGAATAGTCTAAATGCTTCTAGAGACGGGGGAGGAAAGAACAAGAGG AAGAGTCAAGAAAGGATTCAGTCACCCTTTCTTGTTTGTGGTAGGGGTGGAGTAGGCAAAAACACCCTTCTTACTAAAATCAAAGACAAGTTTCTTCTAGAAGCATTTGGTCTTGTAATCTCAGGGATGATTGGTTCAGGGAAAACCGTTCTTGCCAAAGAGCTTGTGAGAGACAAGGAGGTCCGAG GCTATTTCGGGAACCGAGTTTTGTTTCTGAC GTCAAAATCTCCCAATATTGAGGAGCTGAGAGCCCTTATACGGGGATTTCTTACTGGTCAAGAGGCTGGCTTTGGTGCAACTCTTCCGAAATCCATTGGTCATACACGGAAGCTAGTGATCCTTGATGACGTTTGGACAAAGGAATCTCTAGATCAGCTGGTGTTCAATATTCCTGAAACCATAACGCTTGTGGTCTCACAATCTAAACTCGCAGATCCTAGAACCACCTATAATGTAGAGTTACTAAATGATCATGTAGCAACGTCTCTGTTCTGTCTCTCTGCTTTCAACCAGAAATCAGTCCCTTCAGGGTTCAGCAAAATTTTGGTCAAGCAG GTTGTTGGGGAGTGTAAAGGTCTACCTTTGTCTCTGAAAGTCATTGGCGCTTCATTAGAAGACCAACCTGAAAAATATTGGGAAAGTGCAGTGGAGAGGTTATCAAGAGGTAAACCTGTTGATGAAACTCATGAGAATAAAGTGTTTGCTCAAATCGAAGCAACTCTAGAAAATCTCGATCCTAAAAGCAAAGAGTGTTTCTTGGATATGGGTGCTTTCCCTGAAGGCAAGAAAATCCCTGCTGATGTTCTCATCAACATGTTGGTGGAGATACATGATCTCGAGGACGCAACTGCCTTTGATGTTCTTGTTAATTTAGCTAACAGGAATCTCCTTACTCTCGTGAAAGATCCAAC GTTTATCGCTATGCACACTAGCTACTATGATATATTTGTGACGCAGCACGATGTTTTAAGAGATGTAGCACTTCATCTTAGCAATCGTGAGAAAGTAAGTAGAAGAGAGCGGTTAATAATGCCAAAAAGAGAGTCAATGCTTCCCAGAGAATGGGAGAGGAGCGATGATGAGCCATACAAAGCCCGGGTGGTTTCCATTCACACAG gAGAAATGACTGAGATGGACTGGTTTAACATGGATTTCCCCAATGCAGAAGCTCTGATAATAAACTTCTCTTCAGACAACTATGTATTGCCTCCTTTCATTGCTAATATGGAAAGGCTTAGGGTGTTTGTGATTAACAACAACGGTATCTCTCCAGCGCATGCCCATCTACATGACTTCCCCATCTCTACCAATTTGACCAATCTGAGGAGTCTCTGGCTTGAGAGGGTTCATGTCCCTGAACTCTTTAGCAGTACGATACCCTTGAAAAACCTCCAGAAGCTGTATCTGATTATTTGCAAGATCAATAACAGTTTTGATCAGACAGCGGTAGACATTGCCCAAATCTTCCCAAATTTGACTGATCTCACTATAGATTATTGCGAAGATCTTGTGGAACTACCTTCTACCATCTATGGAATAACCTCTCTCAAGTCCATCAGCATAACAAATTGTCCCAACATCAAGGAATTGCCTAAGAATATGAGTAAGCTAAAAGCCCTTCAACTTCTTAGGCTATACGCTTGCCCAGAGCTAATATCTCTGCCTGTTGAAATCTGTGATTTGCCAAGACTAATGTACGTCGACATCTCACACTGTCTTAGCCTAAGTTCTCTTCCGGAAAAGATAGGAAAGGTAAGGACACTTGAGAAAATCGACATGAGAGAATGTAGCTTGTCAAGCATACCGAGCTCTGCGGTTTCATTGACTTCTCTACGCCATGTAACATGCTATAGAGAGGCTTTGTGGATGTGGAAAGAGGTTGAGAAGGCAGTTCCAGGACTTCGCGTTGAAGCTACTGAAAAATGGTTCAGCATGGATTGGCCCGACGAGTAG
- the LOC104772019 gene encoding deSI-like protein At4g17486, with product MRVLGLSSSLCSGEEKQQDITGGGEGVLTPVYLNVYDLTPVNNYLYWFGLGIFHSGIEAHGFEYGYGAHEYSSSGVFEVEPRSCPGFIFRRSVLLGTTSMSRTDFRSFMEKLSRKYHGDTYHLIAKNCNHFTEEVCLQVTGKPIPGWINRMARVGSFCNCILPESIQISSVNHPEALEFSDDNDGSEESVASSVSYETDGEGSDHHLITAPNSDIAYLQDRPVRLAREL from the exons ATGCGGGTGCTTGGTTTGAGCTCAAGCTTATGTTCTGGTGAGGAGAAGCAACAAGACATCactggaggaggagaaggcGTTCTCACTCCTGTCTATCTCAACGTCTATGATCTTACTCCTGTCAACAACTATCTCTATTGGTTCGGCCTTGGCATATTTCACTCTGGGATTGAAG CTCATGGTTTCGAATATGGATATGGGGCTCATGAGTATTCGAGCAGTGGGGTATTTGAGGTTGAACCTAGAAGCTGTCCAGGTTTCATCTTTAGGCGGTCTGTTTTGTTGGGAACCACCAGCATGTCTCGCACAGATTTCCGCTCATTCATGGAGAAGCTTTCGAGAAAGTATCATGGGGACACATACCATCTGATTGCCAAAAACTGTAACCATTTCACAGAAGAAGTATGCTTGCAGGTAACAGGAAAGCCTATTCCCGGATGGATTAATCGGATGGCTCGAGTTG GTTCTTTCTGTAACTGTATCCTTCCAGAAAGCATACAGATCTCGTCGGTTAATCATCCCGAAGCCCTCGAGTTCTCTG ATGATAACGATGGATCAGAAGAGTCAGTCGCATCTTCAGTGTCGTACGAAACAGATGGAGAAGGATCGGATCATCATCTGATAACAGCACCAAACAGCGACATTGCGTATCTACAAGACAGACCAGTGCGACTTGCCCGTGAGCTC